A DNA window from Pogona vitticeps strain Pit_001003342236 chromosome 2, PviZW2.1, whole genome shotgun sequence contains the following coding sequences:
- the LOC110082805 gene encoding phospholipid-transporting ATPase ID isoform X2 — protein MFLWASEKERRLRANDRAFNLQFDYAKNSIKTSKYNFFTFLPLNLFEQFRRIANAYFLFLLILQLIPAISSLSWFTTVVPLILVLAVSAAKDAIDDVNRHKNDNQVNNRPVKVLVNGSLKEDRWLNVEVGDIIKLENNNFVTADLLLLSSSEPHSLTYIETVELDGETNLKVKQALTVTSELGEDLHALSSFDGEIVCEAPNNKLDQFRGNLAFQGHLYPLDNERMLLRGCTIRNTDWCFGLVIFAGPDTKLMQNSGRTTFKRTSIERLMNYLVLVIFALLAAMCLTLALGNSLWEYHKGYDFRVYLPWGENVHSSLYSGFLMFWSYVIILNTVVPISLYVSVEIIRLGNSFYIDWDRKMYYAPSDVPAQARTTTLNEELGQIKYIFSDKTGTLTQNIMAFNKCSINGKSYGDVFDSEGHRVEVTEKTLKVDFSFNPLADPKFAFYDQSLVEAVKAGDAPTHRFFRLLSLCHTVMPDEKRKGVLAYQAQSPDEGALVTAARNFGFVFRARSPETITLVEMGETLVYELLAILDFNNVRKRMSVIVRNPKGELTLYCKGADTILYELLHPSCAALKEITTSHLDEFAGEGLRTLVVAYRDLNETYFEDWQKRHHEASTALHDREEKLSGLYDEIERDLLLLGATAIEDKLQDGVPQTIETLGRAQIKIWVLTGDKQETAVNIGYSCNMLYDDMKDIFIIHGNSPEAVRQELREAREKMQPDADEEEELDTVAVEPSRPAVLPDEQPNGEYGLVINGHSLAFALEGKLGRELVRTACLCKAVICCRVTPLQKAQVVELVKKHKNAVTLAIGDGANDVSMIKTAHIGVGISGQEGMQAVLSSDFSFAQFRYLQRLLLVHGRWSYLRMCKFLAYFFYKNFTFTLVHFWYGFFSGFSAQTVYDEWFITLYNMVYTSMPVLGMSLFDQDVDDHWSLQFPQLYTPGQQNLSFNKREFVKCTLYSVYSSLVLFFVPYGTLFNSVRSDGKAIDDYHSFALMAQTCLLIVVSVQMGLDTAYWTAVNQMFIWGSLGVYFGITFTMHSNGTYLIFTASFPFVGTARNTLNQPNVWLSVLLCVILCVLPVVGFRFIKMQLRPTISDQVLCRVRELQKRPPPPSPQRRLRRSISRRSGYAFSHQHGFGALITSGRNMRAKSPFSFTGSYSPNSERHQLKWADPH, from the exons AAAAATTCCATCAAAACCTCCAAGTACAACTTTTTCACCTTCCTGCCTCTCAACTTATTTGAGCAGTTCCGGCGGATTGCAAACGCCTACTTCCTTTTCCTGCTCATCCTGCAG CTCATCCCTgccatttcctccctctcctgGTTCACCACTGTGGTCCCTCTGATCCTGGTGCTGGCCGTGTCTGCAGCAAAGGATGCCATCGATGACGTG AATCGGCATAAGAACGACAACCAAGTCAACAACCGTCCGGTCAAGGTGCTGGTCAATGGCAG tttgAAGGAGGACCGGTGGCTGAACGTCGAAGTTGGGGACATCATAAAGTTGGAGAACAACAACTTTGTGACG GCTGACTTGCTGTTGCTGTCGAGCAGTGAGCCCCACAGCCTGACGTACATTGAGACGGTGGAGCTGGACGG AGAAACCAACCTGAAAGTGAAGCAGGCACTGACGGTCACCTCGGAGTTGGGGGAGGACCTGCACGCTCTGAGCAGCTTTGACG GCGAAATTGTGTGTGAGGCGCCTAATAACAAGCTGGACCAGTTCAGAGGGAACCTGGCCTTCCAGGGCCATCTGTACCCCTTGGACAACGAGAGGATGCTGCTCCGCGGCTGCACCATCCGCAACACGGACTGGTGCTTTGGGCTCGTCATCTTTGCTG GGCCAGACACCAAATTAATGCAGAACAGCGGAAGGACCACTTTTAAGAGGACCAGCATAGAACGCCTGATGAACTACCTGGTGCTGGTG ATCTTTGCTCTCTTGGCTGCCATGTGCTTGACCCTGGCCCTCGGCAACAGCCTCTGGGAATACCACAAGGGCTATGACTTCCGGGTGTACCTGCCCTGGGGCGAGAACGTCCATTCCTCCCTCTACTCCGGCTTCCTCATGTTTTGGTCCTACGTCATCATCCTCAACACGGTGGTGCCCATCTCCCTCTATGTCAG CGTGGAGATCATCCGTCTGGGCAACAGCTTCTACATCGACTGGGACCGCAAGATGTACTACGCCCCGAGCGATGTGCCCGCCCAGGCGCGCACCACCACCCTCAACGAGGAGTTGGGCCAGATCAAGTACATCTTCTCGGACAAAACCGGCACCCTCACCCAGAACATCATGGCCTTCAACAAGTGCTCCATCAACGGGAAGTCCTATG GGGACGTCTTCGACTCTGAGGGACACCGGGTGGAGGTCACGGAG AAGACGTTGAAGGTCGATTTCTCCTTCAACCCACTGGCGGACCCCAAGTTTGCCTTCTACGACCAGAGCCTTGTGGAAGCAGTGAAGGCTGGGGACGCCCCCACCCACCGGTTCTTCCGCCTGCTTTCCCTCTGCCACACGGTGATGCCGGACGAGAAGAGGAAAG GCGTCCTGGCGTACCAAGCCCAGTCTCCCGACGAGGGTGCCCTGGTCACGGCTGCCCGCAACTTTGGCTTTGTGTTTCGTGCCCGGTCCCCGGAGACCATCACGTTGGTGGAAATGGGGGAGACGCTTGTCTATGAGCTGCTGGCCATCCTGGACTTCAACAATGTGCGCAAAAGGATGTCCGTCATTG tGCGGAACCCGAAAGGTGAACTGACCCTCTACTGCAAGGGTGCAGACACGATACTGTACGAACTCCTCCATCCTTCCTGTGCAGCCCTCAAGGAAATAACCACCAGCCATCTGGAT gaATTTGCCGGGGAAGGCCTGAGGACCTTGGTCGTGGCCTACAGAGACCTGAACGAGACCTACTTTGAGGACTGGCAGAAGCGCCACCACGAGGCCAGCACTGCCCTGCATGACCGAGAGGAGAAGCTCTCTGGACTCTATGACGAAATTGAGCGGGACCTGCTG TTGCTTGGGGCCACCGCCATTGAGGACAAGCTGCAAGACGGGGTCCCCCAGACCATTGAGACCTTGGGAAGAGCCCAGATCAAAATCTGGGTCCTGACGGGAGACAAACAAG aGACTGCCGTGAATATCGGCTACTCCTGCAACATGCTGTATGATGACATGAAGGACATCTTCATCATCCACGGCAACTCCCCAGAAGCCGTCCGGCAGGAGCTCAG GGAAGCCAGGGAGAAGATGCAGCCTGatgctgacgaggaagaagagcTTGACACGGTGGCCGTGGAGCCAAGCAGGCCGGCGGTCTTGCCCGACGAGCAGCCCAACGGGGAATACGGCCTGGTCATCAACGGTCACAGCTTG GCCTTCGcgctggaagggaagctgggacGAGAGCTGGTGCGGACAGCCTGTCTCTGCAAGGCGGTGATCTGCTGCCGGGTGACCCCTCTGCAGAAGGCGCAGGTGGTGGAGCTGGTGAAGAAGCACAAGAACGCCGTGACGCTGGCCATCGGGGACGGCGCCAACGACGTCAGCATGATCAAGA CTGCCCACATTGGCGTCGGCATCAGTGGCCAGGAGGGGATGCAGGCGGTCCTGTCCAGCGACTTCTCCTTCGCCCAGTTCCGGTACCTGCAGCGGCTGCTCCTGGTCCACGGGCGCTGGTCTTACCTGCGCATGTGCAAGTTCCTGGCCTACTTCTTCTACAAGAACTTCACCTTCACCCTGGTCCACTTCTGGTACGGCTTCTTCTCCGGCTTCTCGGCACAG ACGGTGTACGACGAATGGTTCATCACCCTCTACAACATGGTGTACACCTCCATGCCTGTGCTCGGAATGAGCCTCTTTGACCAG GACGTGGACGACCACTGGAGCCTGCAGTTCCCGCAGCTCTACACCCCCGGGCAGCAGAACCTCTCCTTCAACAAGAGGGAGTTTGTCAAGTGCACCCTCTACAGCGTCTACAGCTCCCTGGTGCTCTTCTTTGTCCCTTACGGGACCCTGTTCAACTCCGTGCGGAGCGACGGGAAGGCGATCGACGACTACCATTCCTTCGCACTCATGGCTCAGACCTGCCTGCTCATTGTGGTGTCTGTCCag ATGGGCCTGGACACGGCGTACTGGACGGCTGTGAACCAAATGTTCATCTGGGGCAGCCTGGGGGTGTATTTCGGCATCACCTTCACCATGCACAGCAACGGCACCTACTTGATCTTCACCGCTTCCTTCCCTTTCGTTG ggaCGGCTCGAAATACCTTGAACCAGCCCAACGTGTGGCTCTCGGTCCTCCTGTGTGTGATCCTCTGCGTCCTGCCGGTCGTCGGCTTCCGCTTCATCAAGATGCAGCTCCGGCCGACCATCAGCGATCAG GTCCTGTGCCGGGTTCGGGAGCTGCAGAAGCGGCCGCCGCCACCTTCGCCCCAGCGCCGCCTGAGGCGCAGCATCTCCCGCCGCTCCGGCTACGCCTTCTCGCACCAGCACGGCTTCGGGGCCCTCATCACGTCGGGACGGAACATGCGGGCCAAGTCGCCCTTCAGCTTCACAGGCTCCTACTCCCCAAATAGCGAGAGGCACCAGCTGAAGTGGGCCGACCCACACTAA
- the LOC110082805 gene encoding phospholipid-transporting ATPase ID isoform X3: MLLRGCTIRNTDWCFGLVIFAGPDTKLMQNSGRTTFKRTSIERLMNYLVLVIFALLAAMCLTLALGNSLWEYHKGYDFRVYLPWGENVHSSLYSGFLMFWSYVIILNTVVPISLYVSVEIIRLGNSFYIDWDRKMYYAPSDVPAQARTTTLNEELGQIKYIFSDKTGTLTQNIMAFNKCSINGKSYGDVFDSEGHRVEVTEKTLKVDFSFNPLADPKFAFYDQSLVEAVKAGDAPTHRFFRLLSLCHTVMPDEKRKGVLAYQAQSPDEGALVTAARNFGFVFRARSPETITLVEMGETLVYELLAILDFNNVRKRMSVIVRNPKGELTLYCKGADTILYELLHPSCAALKEITTSHLDEFAGEGLRTLVVAYRDLNETYFEDWQKRHHEASTALHDREEKLSGLYDEIERDLLLLGATAIEDKLQDGVPQTIETLGRAQIKIWVLTGDKQETAVNIGYSCNMLYDDMKDIFIIHGNSPEAVRQELREAREKMQPDADEEEELDTVAVEPSRPAVLPDEQPNGEYGLVINGHSLAFALEGKLGRELVRTACLCKAVICCRVTPLQKAQVVELVKKHKNAVTLAIGDGANDVSMIKTAHIGVGISGQEGMQAVLSSDFSFAQFRYLQRLLLVHGRWSYLRMCKFLAYFFYKNFTFTLVHFWYGFFSGFSAQTVYDEWFITLYNMVYTSMPVLGMSLFDQDVDDHWSLQFPQLYTPGQQNLSFNKREFVKCTLYSVYSSLVLFFVPYGTLFNSVRSDGKAIDDYHSFALMAQTCLLIVVSVQMGLDTAYWTAVNQMFIWGSLGVYFGITFTMHSNGTYLIFTASFPFVGTARNTLNQPNVWLSVLLCVILCVLPVVGFRFIKMQLRPTISDQVLCRVRELQKRPPPPSPQRRLRRSISRRSGYAFSHQHGFGALITSGRNMRAKSPFSFTGSYSPNSERHQLKWADPH, encoded by the exons ATGCTGCTCCGCGGCTGCACCATCCGCAACACGGACTGGTGCTTTGGGCTCGTCATCTTTGCTG GGCCAGACACCAAATTAATGCAGAACAGCGGAAGGACCACTTTTAAGAGGACCAGCATAGAACGCCTGATGAACTACCTGGTGCTGGTG ATCTTTGCTCTCTTGGCTGCCATGTGCTTGACCCTGGCCCTCGGCAACAGCCTCTGGGAATACCACAAGGGCTATGACTTCCGGGTGTACCTGCCCTGGGGCGAGAACGTCCATTCCTCCCTCTACTCCGGCTTCCTCATGTTTTGGTCCTACGTCATCATCCTCAACACGGTGGTGCCCATCTCCCTCTATGTCAG CGTGGAGATCATCCGTCTGGGCAACAGCTTCTACATCGACTGGGACCGCAAGATGTACTACGCCCCGAGCGATGTGCCCGCCCAGGCGCGCACCACCACCCTCAACGAGGAGTTGGGCCAGATCAAGTACATCTTCTCGGACAAAACCGGCACCCTCACCCAGAACATCATGGCCTTCAACAAGTGCTCCATCAACGGGAAGTCCTATG GGGACGTCTTCGACTCTGAGGGACACCGGGTGGAGGTCACGGAG AAGACGTTGAAGGTCGATTTCTCCTTCAACCCACTGGCGGACCCCAAGTTTGCCTTCTACGACCAGAGCCTTGTGGAAGCAGTGAAGGCTGGGGACGCCCCCACCCACCGGTTCTTCCGCCTGCTTTCCCTCTGCCACACGGTGATGCCGGACGAGAAGAGGAAAG GCGTCCTGGCGTACCAAGCCCAGTCTCCCGACGAGGGTGCCCTGGTCACGGCTGCCCGCAACTTTGGCTTTGTGTTTCGTGCCCGGTCCCCGGAGACCATCACGTTGGTGGAAATGGGGGAGACGCTTGTCTATGAGCTGCTGGCCATCCTGGACTTCAACAATGTGCGCAAAAGGATGTCCGTCATTG tGCGGAACCCGAAAGGTGAACTGACCCTCTACTGCAAGGGTGCAGACACGATACTGTACGAACTCCTCCATCCTTCCTGTGCAGCCCTCAAGGAAATAACCACCAGCCATCTGGAT gaATTTGCCGGGGAAGGCCTGAGGACCTTGGTCGTGGCCTACAGAGACCTGAACGAGACCTACTTTGAGGACTGGCAGAAGCGCCACCACGAGGCCAGCACTGCCCTGCATGACCGAGAGGAGAAGCTCTCTGGACTCTATGACGAAATTGAGCGGGACCTGCTG TTGCTTGGGGCCACCGCCATTGAGGACAAGCTGCAAGACGGGGTCCCCCAGACCATTGAGACCTTGGGAAGAGCCCAGATCAAAATCTGGGTCCTGACGGGAGACAAACAAG aGACTGCCGTGAATATCGGCTACTCCTGCAACATGCTGTATGATGACATGAAGGACATCTTCATCATCCACGGCAACTCCCCAGAAGCCGTCCGGCAGGAGCTCAG GGAAGCCAGGGAGAAGATGCAGCCTGatgctgacgaggaagaagagcTTGACACGGTGGCCGTGGAGCCAAGCAGGCCGGCGGTCTTGCCCGACGAGCAGCCCAACGGGGAATACGGCCTGGTCATCAACGGTCACAGCTTG GCCTTCGcgctggaagggaagctgggacGAGAGCTGGTGCGGACAGCCTGTCTCTGCAAGGCGGTGATCTGCTGCCGGGTGACCCCTCTGCAGAAGGCGCAGGTGGTGGAGCTGGTGAAGAAGCACAAGAACGCCGTGACGCTGGCCATCGGGGACGGCGCCAACGACGTCAGCATGATCAAGA CTGCCCACATTGGCGTCGGCATCAGTGGCCAGGAGGGGATGCAGGCGGTCCTGTCCAGCGACTTCTCCTTCGCCCAGTTCCGGTACCTGCAGCGGCTGCTCCTGGTCCACGGGCGCTGGTCTTACCTGCGCATGTGCAAGTTCCTGGCCTACTTCTTCTACAAGAACTTCACCTTCACCCTGGTCCACTTCTGGTACGGCTTCTTCTCCGGCTTCTCGGCACAG ACGGTGTACGACGAATGGTTCATCACCCTCTACAACATGGTGTACACCTCCATGCCTGTGCTCGGAATGAGCCTCTTTGACCAG GACGTGGACGACCACTGGAGCCTGCAGTTCCCGCAGCTCTACACCCCCGGGCAGCAGAACCTCTCCTTCAACAAGAGGGAGTTTGTCAAGTGCACCCTCTACAGCGTCTACAGCTCCCTGGTGCTCTTCTTTGTCCCTTACGGGACCCTGTTCAACTCCGTGCGGAGCGACGGGAAGGCGATCGACGACTACCATTCCTTCGCACTCATGGCTCAGACCTGCCTGCTCATTGTGGTGTCTGTCCag ATGGGCCTGGACACGGCGTACTGGACGGCTGTGAACCAAATGTTCATCTGGGGCAGCCTGGGGGTGTATTTCGGCATCACCTTCACCATGCACAGCAACGGCACCTACTTGATCTTCACCGCTTCCTTCCCTTTCGTTG ggaCGGCTCGAAATACCTTGAACCAGCCCAACGTGTGGCTCTCGGTCCTCCTGTGTGTGATCCTCTGCGTCCTGCCGGTCGTCGGCTTCCGCTTCATCAAGATGCAGCTCCGGCCGACCATCAGCGATCAG GTCCTGTGCCGGGTTCGGGAGCTGCAGAAGCGGCCGCCGCCACCTTCGCCCCAGCGCCGCCTGAGGCGCAGCATCTCCCGCCGCTCCGGCTACGCCTTCTCGCACCAGCACGGCTTCGGGGCCCTCATCACGTCGGGACGGAACATGCGGGCCAAGTCGCCCTTCAGCTTCACAGGCTCCTACTCCCCAAATAGCGAGAGGCACCAGCTGAAGTGGGCCGACCCACACTAA
- the LOC110082805 gene encoding phospholipid-transporting ATPase ID isoform X1, whose protein sequence is MPGLELTPGEKHVAEKERRLRANDRAFNLQFDYAKNSIKTSKYNFFTFLPLNLFEQFRRIANAYFLFLLILQLIPAISSLSWFTTVVPLILVLAVSAAKDAIDDVNRHKNDNQVNNRPVKVLVNGSLKEDRWLNVEVGDIIKLENNNFVTADLLLLSSSEPHSLTYIETVELDGETNLKVKQALTVTSELGEDLHALSSFDGEIVCEAPNNKLDQFRGNLAFQGHLYPLDNERMLLRGCTIRNTDWCFGLVIFAGPDTKLMQNSGRTTFKRTSIERLMNYLVLVIFALLAAMCLTLALGNSLWEYHKGYDFRVYLPWGENVHSSLYSGFLMFWSYVIILNTVVPISLYVSVEIIRLGNSFYIDWDRKMYYAPSDVPAQARTTTLNEELGQIKYIFSDKTGTLTQNIMAFNKCSINGKSYGDVFDSEGHRVEVTEKTLKVDFSFNPLADPKFAFYDQSLVEAVKAGDAPTHRFFRLLSLCHTVMPDEKRKGVLAYQAQSPDEGALVTAARNFGFVFRARSPETITLVEMGETLVYELLAILDFNNVRKRMSVIVRNPKGELTLYCKGADTILYELLHPSCAALKEITTSHLDEFAGEGLRTLVVAYRDLNETYFEDWQKRHHEASTALHDREEKLSGLYDEIERDLLLLGATAIEDKLQDGVPQTIETLGRAQIKIWVLTGDKQETAVNIGYSCNMLYDDMKDIFIIHGNSPEAVRQELREAREKMQPDADEEEELDTVAVEPSRPAVLPDEQPNGEYGLVINGHSLAFALEGKLGRELVRTACLCKAVICCRVTPLQKAQVVELVKKHKNAVTLAIGDGANDVSMIKTAHIGVGISGQEGMQAVLSSDFSFAQFRYLQRLLLVHGRWSYLRMCKFLAYFFYKNFTFTLVHFWYGFFSGFSAQTVYDEWFITLYNMVYTSMPVLGMSLFDQDVDDHWSLQFPQLYTPGQQNLSFNKREFVKCTLYSVYSSLVLFFVPYGTLFNSVRSDGKAIDDYHSFALMAQTCLLIVVSVQMGLDTAYWTAVNQMFIWGSLGVYFGITFTMHSNGTYLIFTASFPFVGTARNTLNQPNVWLSVLLCVILCVLPVVGFRFIKMQLRPTISDQVLCRVRELQKRPPPPSPQRRLRRSISRRSGYAFSHQHGFGALITSGRNMRAKSPFSFTGSYSPNSERHQLKWADPH, encoded by the exons AAAAATTCCATCAAAACCTCCAAGTACAACTTTTTCACCTTCCTGCCTCTCAACTTATTTGAGCAGTTCCGGCGGATTGCAAACGCCTACTTCCTTTTCCTGCTCATCCTGCAG CTCATCCCTgccatttcctccctctcctgGTTCACCACTGTGGTCCCTCTGATCCTGGTGCTGGCCGTGTCTGCAGCAAAGGATGCCATCGATGACGTG AATCGGCATAAGAACGACAACCAAGTCAACAACCGTCCGGTCAAGGTGCTGGTCAATGGCAG tttgAAGGAGGACCGGTGGCTGAACGTCGAAGTTGGGGACATCATAAAGTTGGAGAACAACAACTTTGTGACG GCTGACTTGCTGTTGCTGTCGAGCAGTGAGCCCCACAGCCTGACGTACATTGAGACGGTGGAGCTGGACGG AGAAACCAACCTGAAAGTGAAGCAGGCACTGACGGTCACCTCGGAGTTGGGGGAGGACCTGCACGCTCTGAGCAGCTTTGACG GCGAAATTGTGTGTGAGGCGCCTAATAACAAGCTGGACCAGTTCAGAGGGAACCTGGCCTTCCAGGGCCATCTGTACCCCTTGGACAACGAGAGGATGCTGCTCCGCGGCTGCACCATCCGCAACACGGACTGGTGCTTTGGGCTCGTCATCTTTGCTG GGCCAGACACCAAATTAATGCAGAACAGCGGAAGGACCACTTTTAAGAGGACCAGCATAGAACGCCTGATGAACTACCTGGTGCTGGTG ATCTTTGCTCTCTTGGCTGCCATGTGCTTGACCCTGGCCCTCGGCAACAGCCTCTGGGAATACCACAAGGGCTATGACTTCCGGGTGTACCTGCCCTGGGGCGAGAACGTCCATTCCTCCCTCTACTCCGGCTTCCTCATGTTTTGGTCCTACGTCATCATCCTCAACACGGTGGTGCCCATCTCCCTCTATGTCAG CGTGGAGATCATCCGTCTGGGCAACAGCTTCTACATCGACTGGGACCGCAAGATGTACTACGCCCCGAGCGATGTGCCCGCCCAGGCGCGCACCACCACCCTCAACGAGGAGTTGGGCCAGATCAAGTACATCTTCTCGGACAAAACCGGCACCCTCACCCAGAACATCATGGCCTTCAACAAGTGCTCCATCAACGGGAAGTCCTATG GGGACGTCTTCGACTCTGAGGGACACCGGGTGGAGGTCACGGAG AAGACGTTGAAGGTCGATTTCTCCTTCAACCCACTGGCGGACCCCAAGTTTGCCTTCTACGACCAGAGCCTTGTGGAAGCAGTGAAGGCTGGGGACGCCCCCACCCACCGGTTCTTCCGCCTGCTTTCCCTCTGCCACACGGTGATGCCGGACGAGAAGAGGAAAG GCGTCCTGGCGTACCAAGCCCAGTCTCCCGACGAGGGTGCCCTGGTCACGGCTGCCCGCAACTTTGGCTTTGTGTTTCGTGCCCGGTCCCCGGAGACCATCACGTTGGTGGAAATGGGGGAGACGCTTGTCTATGAGCTGCTGGCCATCCTGGACTTCAACAATGTGCGCAAAAGGATGTCCGTCATTG tGCGGAACCCGAAAGGTGAACTGACCCTCTACTGCAAGGGTGCAGACACGATACTGTACGAACTCCTCCATCCTTCCTGTGCAGCCCTCAAGGAAATAACCACCAGCCATCTGGAT gaATTTGCCGGGGAAGGCCTGAGGACCTTGGTCGTGGCCTACAGAGACCTGAACGAGACCTACTTTGAGGACTGGCAGAAGCGCCACCACGAGGCCAGCACTGCCCTGCATGACCGAGAGGAGAAGCTCTCTGGACTCTATGACGAAATTGAGCGGGACCTGCTG TTGCTTGGGGCCACCGCCATTGAGGACAAGCTGCAAGACGGGGTCCCCCAGACCATTGAGACCTTGGGAAGAGCCCAGATCAAAATCTGGGTCCTGACGGGAGACAAACAAG aGACTGCCGTGAATATCGGCTACTCCTGCAACATGCTGTATGATGACATGAAGGACATCTTCATCATCCACGGCAACTCCCCAGAAGCCGTCCGGCAGGAGCTCAG GGAAGCCAGGGAGAAGATGCAGCCTGatgctgacgaggaagaagagcTTGACACGGTGGCCGTGGAGCCAAGCAGGCCGGCGGTCTTGCCCGACGAGCAGCCCAACGGGGAATACGGCCTGGTCATCAACGGTCACAGCTTG GCCTTCGcgctggaagggaagctgggacGAGAGCTGGTGCGGACAGCCTGTCTCTGCAAGGCGGTGATCTGCTGCCGGGTGACCCCTCTGCAGAAGGCGCAGGTGGTGGAGCTGGTGAAGAAGCACAAGAACGCCGTGACGCTGGCCATCGGGGACGGCGCCAACGACGTCAGCATGATCAAGA CTGCCCACATTGGCGTCGGCATCAGTGGCCAGGAGGGGATGCAGGCGGTCCTGTCCAGCGACTTCTCCTTCGCCCAGTTCCGGTACCTGCAGCGGCTGCTCCTGGTCCACGGGCGCTGGTCTTACCTGCGCATGTGCAAGTTCCTGGCCTACTTCTTCTACAAGAACTTCACCTTCACCCTGGTCCACTTCTGGTACGGCTTCTTCTCCGGCTTCTCGGCACAG ACGGTGTACGACGAATGGTTCATCACCCTCTACAACATGGTGTACACCTCCATGCCTGTGCTCGGAATGAGCCTCTTTGACCAG GACGTGGACGACCACTGGAGCCTGCAGTTCCCGCAGCTCTACACCCCCGGGCAGCAGAACCTCTCCTTCAACAAGAGGGAGTTTGTCAAGTGCACCCTCTACAGCGTCTACAGCTCCCTGGTGCTCTTCTTTGTCCCTTACGGGACCCTGTTCAACTCCGTGCGGAGCGACGGGAAGGCGATCGACGACTACCATTCCTTCGCACTCATGGCTCAGACCTGCCTGCTCATTGTGGTGTCTGTCCag ATGGGCCTGGACACGGCGTACTGGACGGCTGTGAACCAAATGTTCATCTGGGGCAGCCTGGGGGTGTATTTCGGCATCACCTTCACCATGCACAGCAACGGCACCTACTTGATCTTCACCGCTTCCTTCCCTTTCGTTG ggaCGGCTCGAAATACCTTGAACCAGCCCAACGTGTGGCTCTCGGTCCTCCTGTGTGTGATCCTCTGCGTCCTGCCGGTCGTCGGCTTCCGCTTCATCAAGATGCAGCTCCGGCCGACCATCAGCGATCAG GTCCTGTGCCGGGTTCGGGAGCTGCAGAAGCGGCCGCCGCCACCTTCGCCCCAGCGCCGCCTGAGGCGCAGCATCTCCCGCCGCTCCGGCTACGCCTTCTCGCACCAGCACGGCTTCGGGGCCCTCATCACGTCGGGACGGAACATGCGGGCCAAGTCGCCCTTCAGCTTCACAGGCTCCTACTCCCCAAATAGCGAGAGGCACCAGCTGAAGTGGGCCGACCCACACTAA